A genomic segment from bacterium encodes:
- a CDS encoding flippase-like domain-containing protein, which yields MVVAAVLLGVAILIGLVLLADGKELLHTAAAIEPAALVEPLFFSFLSYVVMAASYRGIATAAGYGLPLWTWVRITLVSNTVNYIVTTAGISGFAVRMLLLGQQGVPSGRAVLISLAQTFITNFTLLAFCLAAFVSLLTRQQLHGGALVAATTLLVLFAAVLIYGLVLVLHRPLRRVTLVFIANATHRLLARMAPRWTPNRFRMWRFQGNLDQGFQFLLARKDRMVGPTLWICLDWVLTIGILWAAFRAVNHPLPPGVVLVGFGIGLFVSLVSFVPGGLGLLEGSMTAVFVSMGVPLEASVVAVLIFRLCYHVIPLLLSLFFFHGIVRQALARSAPARG from the coding sequence ATGGTCGTCGCCGCCGTCCTGCTCGGCGTCGCCATCCTGATCGGGCTCGTCCTCCTCGCCGACGGCAAGGAGCTGCTGCACACCGCGGCGGCGATCGAGCCCGCGGCGCTGGTCGAACCGCTCTTCTTCTCGTTCCTGTCCTACGTGGTGATGGCCGCGTCGTATCGGGGCATCGCCACCGCCGCCGGCTACGGCCTGCCGCTGTGGACCTGGGTGCGCATCACGCTGGTCTCGAACACGGTGAACTACATCGTCACCACGGCGGGCATCTCGGGCTTCGCGGTGCGCATGCTCCTGCTCGGCCAACAGGGTGTCCCGTCCGGACGCGCGGTCCTGATCTCGCTGGCGCAGACGTTCATCACCAACTTCACGCTGCTGGCCTTCTGCCTGGCCGCGTTCGTCTCGCTCCTCACCCGCCAGCAGTTGCACGGCGGGGCGCTGGTCGCGGCGACGACGCTCCTCGTGCTCTTCGCCGCCGTCCTGATCTACGGCCTGGTCCTCGTCCTGCACCGCCCACTGCGGCGGGTGACGCTCGTCTTCATCGCCAATGCCACCCACCGGCTCCTCGCGCGCATGGCGCCGCGCTGGACGCCGAACCGGTTCCGCATGTGGCGCTTCCAGGGCAACCTCGACCAGGGCTTCCAGTTCCTGCTCGCGCGCAAGGACCGCATGGTCGGGCCGACGCTATGGATCTGCCTCGACTGGGTGCTGACCATCGGCATCCTGTGGGCCGCGTTCCGGGCGGTGAACCACCCCCTGCCGCCCGGCGTCGTCCTGGTCGGCTTCGGGATCGGCCTCTTCGTGTCGCTGGTGTCGTTCGTCCCAGGCGGGCTCGGCCTGCTCGAGGGCTCGATGACCGCGGTCTTCGTCAGCATGGGCGTGCCGCTCGAGGCCTCGGTCGTGGCCGTCCTGATCTTCCGGCTCTGCTACCACGTGATCCCGCTGCTGCTGAGCCTGTTCTTCTTCCACGGCATCGTCCGCCAGGCGCTCGCGCGCAGCGCCCCCGCACGCGGTTGA
- a CDS encoding NUDIX hydrolase, producing the protein MDVALCTVREQALHVLLAKLAAGPFAGRWALPGGRVRAEETLDAAAQRALRAHTGLGDVYLEQLYTFGHPARDPQGRVVSVAYVGLVPAGTLEVPEPADVRYRALAWRRVDRLPTLAYDHAAVVATATARLQAKLQYTNLVYTLLPPAFTLGELQALYEAILGRPLDRRNFRKKILGRGLLRALGRQRRGAHRPAALYAFRSRRPMAVAVL; encoded by the coding sequence GTGGACGTCGCGCTCTGCACCGTGCGCGAGCAGGCCCTGCACGTGCTCCTGGCCAAGCTCGCGGCGGGACCGTTCGCGGGACGCTGGGCCTTGCCCGGCGGCCGCGTGCGCGCCGAGGAGACGCTCGACGCGGCAGCGCAGCGCGCGCTGCGCGCGCACACCGGTCTCGGTGACGTCTATCTGGAGCAGCTCTACACGTTCGGGCATCCCGCGCGGGATCCGCAGGGCCGCGTCGTGTCGGTGGCCTACGTCGGCCTGGTCCCGGCCGGCACGCTCGAGGTACCCGAGCCCGCGGACGTGCGCTATCGCGCCCTGGCCTGGCGCCGCGTGGATCGCCTGCCGACCCTCGCCTACGACCACGCCGCGGTGGTCGCCACCGCGACGGCGCGCCTGCAGGCGAAGCTCCAGTACACCAACCTCGTCTACACGCTGTTGCCGCCCGCCTTCACGCTCGGGGAGCTCCAGGCGCTGTACGAGGCGATCCTCGGACGCCCGCTCGACCGCCGCAACTTCCGCAAGAAGATACTGGGACGGGGTCTGCTGCGCGCCCTCGGCCGGCAGCGCCGCGGCGCGCACCGGCCCGCCGCCCTCTACGCGTTCCGCAGCCGTCGACCGATGGCGGTGGCGGTGCTCTGA
- the nadA gene encoding quinolinate synthase NadA yields the protein MPDAAPTAPSGADLERLLAPLADAAYTPERCREIAALVAEIAAWKHERRAVVLAHNYQRPEIFQVADFIGDSLELARQATKVDADVIVFCGVHFMAETAKILNPSRTVILPDLRAGCSLADSVTAEDLAAKKEELRAVWPDLMVVGYVNTTADVKAECDACCTSSNAVKVVEALPSRNILFVPDKNLAAHVQSQTTKNIVAWDGNCYVHHQITPAQIAAVRSALPRVKILAHPECRQDVLALADAVLSTSGMVRYAKESEAHEFLVVTECGLSDRLLLEVPEKKFYKSCKLCAYMKMITLEGTRDALRDLRPEITIPEDVRVRAARALEAMLTLGG from the coding sequence ATGCCCGACGCCGCCCCCACCGCGCCCTCCGGCGCCGATCTCGAACGCCTCCTCGCTCCGCTGGCCGACGCCGCGTACACGCCGGAGCGCTGCCGCGAGATCGCCGCGCTCGTCGCCGAGATCGCCGCGTGGAAGCACGAGCGGCGCGCCGTCGTCCTGGCGCACAACTACCAGCGACCCGAGATCTTCCAGGTGGCCGACTTCATCGGCGACTCCCTCGAGCTCGCGCGCCAGGCGACGAAGGTCGACGCCGACGTGATCGTGTTCTGCGGCGTCCACTTCATGGCCGAGACGGCGAAGATCCTGAACCCGTCGCGTACGGTGATCCTGCCCGACCTGCGCGCCGGCTGCTCCCTCGCCGACTCGGTCACCGCCGAGGATCTCGCCGCGAAGAAGGAGGAGCTGCGCGCCGTGTGGCCCGACCTCATGGTCGTCGGCTACGTCAACACCACCGCCGACGTGAAAGCCGAGTGCGACGCCTGCTGCACCAGCTCGAACGCCGTGAAGGTGGTCGAGGCGCTGCCGAGCCGCAACATCCTCTTCGTGCCCGATAAGAACCTCGCGGCGCACGTGCAGTCGCAGACCACGAAGAACATCGTCGCCTGGGACGGCAACTGCTACGTCCACCACCAGATCACGCCCGCGCAGATCGCCGCCGTGCGCAGCGCCCTGCCCCGCGTGAAGATCCTCGCGCACCCCGAGTGCCGGCAGGACGTGCTCGCCCTCGCCGACGCCGTGCTCTCGACGAGCGGCATGGTGCGCTACGCCAAGGAGAGCGAGGCGCACGAGTTCCTCGTCGTCACCGAGTGCGGGCTCTCCGATCGCCTCCTCCTGGAGGTGCCGGAGAAGAAGTTCTACAAGAGCTGCAAGCTGTGCGCGTACATGAAGATGATCACCCTCGAAGGCACGCGCGACGCGCTTCGCGATCTCCGGCCGGAGATCACGATCCCGGAGGACGTCCGCGTGCGGGCCGCCCGGGCCCTCGAGGCGATGCTCACGCTGGGCGGGTAG
- the bioB gene encoding biotin synthase BioB, with translation MALSTPSSDDALARAGAFRALAEAALADRPLASADGRRVLATADDDLAPLLWAAYAVRSRHFGRRVKLCVLNNARSGLCPEDCGYCSQSAVSTADIPRYRLRTVPELLAAAHQAAATGARRYCMVTAARGPSGADVRHLTQAARAIRAELPQLELCVSLGIMGDGEAQALRAAGVDFVNHNLNTSRRFYPEICETHTWDDRVATVRSARRAGLSACSGVIVGLGETDDDLVDVAGALAELGVESLPVNFLIPIDGTPLGDREPPPVSRCLRALALFRLSNPRAEIRAAGGRERCLGGAQGLALYAANSIFVDGYLTTPGQAHRDAAAMVEGLGFEVEATPAAAMDGAA, from the coding sequence CTGGCCCTTTCCACGCCGTCGTCCGACGATGCACTCGCGCGCGCGGGCGCGTTTCGCGCGCTTGCGGAGGCCGCGCTCGCCGATCGTCCGCTCGCGTCGGCCGACGGTCGACGCGTGCTGGCGACCGCCGACGACGACCTCGCACCGCTGCTCTGGGCCGCGTACGCCGTGCGCAGCCGCCACTTCGGCCGCCGCGTCAAGCTGTGCGTGCTCAACAACGCGCGCAGCGGCCTCTGCCCCGAGGACTGCGGCTACTGCTCGCAGTCGGCGGTGTCGACGGCCGACATCCCGCGCTACCGCCTGCGCACCGTGCCCGAGCTGCTCGCGGCGGCGCACCAGGCGGCGGCGACCGGCGCCCGGCGCTATTGTATGGTCACCGCGGCGCGCGGCCCGAGCGGGGCGGACGTTCGCCACCTCACCCAGGCCGCACGCGCGATCCGCGCCGAGCTGCCGCAGCTCGAGCTCTGCGTCTCGCTCGGCATCATGGGCGACGGCGAAGCGCAGGCGCTGCGGGCGGCGGGCGTCGACTTCGTGAACCACAATCTCAACACGAGCCGTCGCTTCTATCCGGAGATCTGCGAGACCCACACCTGGGACGACCGCGTGGCGACGGTGCGCAGCGCGCGTCGCGCGGGCCTCTCGGCCTGCTCCGGCGTGATCGTCGGCCTCGGGGAGACCGACGACGACCTCGTCGACGTGGCGGGCGCGCTGGCGGAGCTCGGCGTCGAGTCGCTGCCGGTGAACTTCCTGATCCCGATCGACGGCACGCCGCTCGGCGATCGCGAGCCGCCGCCCGTCTCGCGTTGCCTCCGAGCCCTCGCGCTCTTTCGCCTGAGCAATCCGCGCGCGGAGATCCGCGCCGCCGGTGGGCGCGAGCGCTGCCTCGGCGGTGCGCAGGGCCTGGCGCTCTATGCCGCCAACTCGATCTTCGTCGACGGCTATCTCACGACGCCCGGCCAGGCGCATCGGGACGCGGCCGCGATGGTGGAGGGACTCGGCTTCGAGGTCGAGGCGACTCCCGCCGCCGCGATGGACGGCGCGGCCTGA
- a CDS encoding TldD/PmbA family protein, with protein MSGVDLRQVASDLVAAARVAGADAADALVGDSDGLQVGVRLGEVEKLERARERRVGLRVFVGTATAIVSTSDLSPDALRALAVDACALARATAPDPDGGLVDPQYLATAIPDLQLYDPAVETLDPDDALARCRAAEDAARGASPEITNSEGAEFGAGSGHVAYASSTGFVGSYVGSSFGLHATPVASRDGAMQRDSWYTAGRRLAALEAPEAVGREAARRTLRRLGGRRVPTQTCPIVFAPDAAASLLRHLAGAISGPSLYRRTSFLADKLGERVAAAGITIVDDPLIPGGHASRPFDGEGVACTRRTIVEDGVLRSYLLDAYSARRLGMAPTGHAVRAAGDAPGVGPTNFHLQPGPHAPEAIVASVRAGLYVTELIGFGVNLVTGDYSRGAAGLWIENGELTHAVEEVTIAGNLLGMLGQVEMVGSDLVVRASTCAPTLKIAAMTLAGA; from the coding sequence GTGAGCGGCGTCGATCTGCGACAGGTCGCGAGCGACCTCGTCGCCGCCGCCCGCGTTGCCGGCGCCGACGCGGCCGACGCGCTCGTCGGCGACAGCGACGGCCTCCAGGTGGGCGTGCGCCTCGGCGAGGTCGAGAAGCTCGAGCGCGCGCGCGAGCGTCGCGTCGGGCTGCGCGTCTTCGTCGGCACGGCGACGGCGATCGTCTCGACCTCTGACCTCTCGCCGGACGCGCTGCGCGCGCTGGCCGTCGACGCCTGCGCGCTGGCGCGCGCCACGGCGCCCGACCCCGACGGCGGCCTGGTCGATCCGCAGTACCTCGCGACGGCGATCCCCGATCTCCAGCTCTACGATCCCGCCGTCGAGACGCTCGATCCCGACGACGCGCTCGCACGCTGCCGCGCCGCCGAGGACGCCGCCCGCGGCGCCAGCCCCGAGATCACGAACTCCGAGGGCGCCGAGTTCGGCGCCGGCAGCGGCCACGTGGCCTACGCGTCGAGCACCGGCTTCGTCGGATCGTACGTCGGCTCGAGCTTCGGCCTGCACGCCACGCCGGTCGCGAGCCGCGACGGCGCCATGCAGCGTGACTCGTGGTACACGGCCGGACGGCGTCTCGCCGCGCTCGAGGCGCCGGAGGCCGTCGGGCGCGAAGCTGCGCGCCGCACCCTCCGCCGGCTCGGCGGACGCCGCGTCCCGACGCAGACCTGTCCGATCGTCTTCGCCCCCGACGCCGCGGCGTCGCTGCTGCGCCACCTCGCCGGCGCGATCTCCGGACCGTCGCTCTACCGGCGCACGTCGTTCCTCGCGGACAAGCTCGGGGAGCGCGTGGCTGCGGCGGGGATCACGATCGTCGACGACCCGCTCATCCCGGGCGGCCACGCGTCGCGTCCCTTCGACGGCGAGGGCGTCGCTTGCACGCGGCGCACGATCGTCGAGGACGGCGTGCTGCGCAGCTACCTCCTCGACGCCTACTCCGCGCGCCGGCTCGGCATGGCGCCGACCGGCCACGCCGTGCGCGCCGCCGGTGATGCGCCCGGGGTCGGGCCGACGAACTTCCATCTCCAGCCCGGACCGCACGCGCCCGAGGCCATCGTCGCCTCCGTACGCGCCGGGCTCTACGTCACCGAGCTGATCGGGTTCGGCGTGAACCTGGTGACGGGCGACTACTCGCGCGGCGCCGCCGGCCTCTGGATCGAGAACGGCGAGCTCACGCACGCGGTCGAGGAGGTCACCATCGCCGGGAACCTGCTCGGCATGCTCGGGCAGGTGGAGATGGTCGGGAGCGATCTCGTGGTGCGCGCCAGCACCTGCGCGCCGACGCTCAAGATCGCCGCGATGACGCTCGCAGGCGCCTGA
- the tldD gene encoding metalloprotease TldD, translated as MSSPAVPGQDLLQRLGLGTSALDRVLGTALDRRADHADLFFEHRAVQTASLDEQRVKKATRTARQGVGVRVLAGARTGYAYSDEVTLERLEIAARTAGAIAAHAGDAATTAVAVPARVPHDLYPVTPAPIDTPVPDMVALLERIDRVARAVDPAITNVMAGVGLEHRVVLIATPDGRLVGDVRPLVHLSVSCIAERGGRREQGTAGGGGRHAFRDLDTRAEVFARDAARQAVRNLDAVPAPAGTMTVVLGPGWPGILLHEAVGHGLEGDFNRKGTSAFAGRIGTRVASELCTVVDDGTIAGRRGSLNVDDEGTPTSRTVLIENGVLRGYLQDRMNAGLMGMALTGNGRRESFAHAPLPRMTNTFMLAGDDAPEDILRSVDRGLYAVAFGGGSVDITSGKFVFSASEAYLIEGGRIGAPVKGATLVGNGPDVLTRITRVGADLALDEGIGTCGKDGQSVPVGVGLPTVRLDDITVGGTQA; from the coding sequence ATGTCGTCGCCCGCCGTGCCCGGTCAGGACCTGCTCCAACGCCTGGGCCTCGGCACCTCGGCCCTGGATCGCGTCCTCGGCACGGCCCTCGACCGGCGCGCCGATCACGCCGACCTCTTCTTCGAGCATCGCGCCGTGCAGACGGCGTCGCTCGACGAGCAGCGCGTGAAGAAGGCGACGCGCACGGCCCGTCAGGGCGTGGGCGTGCGTGTCCTCGCCGGCGCGCGCACCGGCTACGCGTACTCCGACGAGGTCACGCTCGAGCGGCTCGAGATCGCGGCCCGCACCGCGGGCGCCATCGCGGCCCATGCCGGCGACGCCGCCACGACCGCCGTCGCCGTGCCTGCCCGGGTGCCGCACGACCTCTATCCGGTGACGCCGGCGCCGATCGACACGCCGGTGCCCGACATGGTCGCGCTGCTCGAGCGCATCGATCGCGTCGCGCGGGCGGTGGATCCGGCCATCACCAACGTCATGGCCGGCGTCGGGCTCGAGCACCGTGTGGTGCTGATCGCGACCCCCGACGGGCGTCTGGTCGGCGACGTCCGGCCGCTCGTGCACCTGAGCGTCAGCTGCATCGCCGAGCGCGGCGGGCGGCGCGAGCAGGGCACGGCCGGCGGCGGCGGGCGCCACGCCTTCCGCGACCTCGACACGCGCGCCGAGGTCTTCGCGCGCGACGCCGCCCGGCAGGCGGTCCGCAACCTCGACGCCGTCCCCGCGCCGGCCGGCACCATGACCGTCGTGCTGGGGCCGGGCTGGCCGGGCATCCTGCTGCACGAGGCGGTCGGCCACGGCCTCGAGGGCGACTTCAACCGCAAGGGCACGTCGGCCTTCGCCGGACGCATCGGCACCCGCGTCGCGTCCGAGCTCTGCACCGTGGTCGACGACGGCACCATCGCGGGCCGCCGCGGCTCGCTCAACGTCGACGACGAGGGCACCCCAACGAGCCGCACCGTGCTGATCGAGAACGGCGTCCTGCGCGGCTACCTCCAGGACCGCATGAACGCCGGCCTCATGGGCATGGCGCTCACCGGCAACGGCCGCCGCGAGAGCTTCGCGCACGCCCCCCTGCCCCGCATGACGAACACCTTCATGCTCGCCGGCGACGACGCGCCGGAAGACATCCTCCGCTCGGTCGATCGCGGGCTCTACGCGGTGGCGTTCGGCGGCGGCAGCGTCGACATCACGAGCGGCAAGTTCGTCTTCTCGGCGAGCGAGGCCTACCTGATCGAAGGCGGCCGCATCGGCGCACCCGTGAAGGGCGCGACGCTGGTCGGCAACGGGCCGGACGTGCTCACGCGCATCACCCGCGTCGGCGCCGATTTGGCCCTCGACGAGGGCATCGGCACCTGCGGCAAGGACGGCCAGTCGGTCCCGGTGGGCGTCGGCCTGCCGACCGTGCGCCTCGACGACATCACCGTCGGCGGGACGCAGGCGTGA
- a CDS encoding bifunctional oligoribonuclease/PAP phosphatase NrnA, protein MARSANRGMLQQLLSVLDRPGPLLILPHDNPDPDAMASAVAVKFLVHRLLQREAQIVLGGIVGRAENRAMRTYLNINLVPVSDVGLDAPGTQIVLVDTQPGRPNNSLPDSVMPTAVIDHHPAYAEYPNVAFKDLREDYGATSTILTEYLQESRLDIEPKIATALFYGITAETQDLGREATPADIEAAHFLYPYTNKRRLAKIENARVPREYFRVFRDAIDRAVLYDKIVVSMLGEVQYPDMVAEVADFLLRLDRVEWAAAIGMFEGALHCSIRTTERDVNAGELLQRVLGSKSAGGHDQIAGGRIPIGTEGEARQRAAAVVRDRLLAELGVSSEGRPLI, encoded by the coding sequence ATGGCACGCTCCGCCAACCGCGGGATGCTCCAGCAGCTGCTCTCGGTCCTCGATCGCCCGGGACCGCTGCTCATCCTTCCTCACGACAACCCCGACCCCGACGCCATGGCGAGCGCGGTCGCGGTCAAGTTCCTCGTGCATCGGCTCCTCCAGCGCGAGGCGCAGATCGTCCTGGGCGGCATCGTCGGTCGCGCCGAGAATCGCGCGATGCGTACCTACCTGAACATCAATCTTGTTCCTGTCTCAGACGTCGGGCTGGACGCTCCCGGCACCCAGATCGTCCTCGTCGACACCCAGCCCGGGCGTCCCAACAACTCGCTGCCCGACTCGGTGATGCCGACCGCGGTGATCGACCACCATCCGGCCTACGCCGAGTATCCGAACGTGGCCTTCAAGGACCTGCGCGAGGACTACGGCGCCACCTCGACCATCCTGACGGAGTACCTCCAGGAATCCCGCCTCGACATCGAGCCGAAGATCGCGACCGCGCTCTTCTACGGCATCACCGCGGAGACGCAGGACCTCGGGCGCGAGGCGACCCCCGCGGACATCGAGGCCGCGCACTTCCTCTATCCGTACACGAACAAGCGCCGGCTCGCGAAGATCGAGAACGCGCGCGTGCCGCGCGAGTACTTCCGCGTCTTCCGCGACGCCATCGACCGGGCGGTGCTCTACGACAAGATCGTCGTGTCGATGCTCGGCGAGGTGCAGTACCCGGACATGGTCGCCGAGGTGGCCGACTTCCTGCTGCGCCTCGATCGGGTCGAGTGGGCGGCGGCGATCGGCATGTTCGAGGGCGCGCTGCACTGCTCGATCCGCACCACCGAGCGCGACGTGAACGCCGGCGAGCTGCTCCAACGGGTGCTCGGCAGCAAGTCGGCCGGCGGGCACGATCAGATCGCGGGCGGGCGCATCCCGATCGGCACCGAGGGCGAGGCGCGGCAGCGCGCCGCCGCCGTCGTGCGGGACCGGCTGCTCGCCGAGCTGGGCGTCTCCTCCGAAGGCCGACCGCTCATCTGA